The Candidatus Schekmanbacteria bacterium genomic interval GGTTTACTGTTTTTGAGGAATTGACAGGAGTTGCTATAGGGACTGGTATTTTTCTTACTATTATTCTTTTCCTCTTCAGAGGCAAAAATACTGGTGAGAATATTAACGATAATGATGTCACTTACAGTAATAAATTATATGTCGCCGGATTTCTTTCCGGTATTATTGGGCACCTGATTGAAGTACAGACAGGAATTCCCATAGCGTCAACAAATCTCTACTTCTGGGTCTATTCAGGAAGCATTATAGCTTTTCTTTCTTATAATAATATTGAGGAAGAGAATAAGAATAAATTGTCCCAATTGAGTAATCCTGCGCATTGCAAGACAGGGAATTGGCTCTCATCAATGATTGTTATAATTCTTCTTATAACGACTATGTTCGATTTTTTATCAAGCGATATTGGCCTTCAAAGAAGTTCATCATTTTACTTTATATTTATCTCAATTATATGGATTCTCACCGGTTGTATATTTTGCTTCCAATATCAATATAAAGATGAAGATAAAAAAGGAACGTATAGTAAAGAACTTATCAAGAACGGGGCCATAATTTTTGTTTCTTCTGCAGCAGTATTCTCTGTATGTCTTGTGCTTTATTTTATACTCATGAAGCCTGATGTTTCTTTAAAACATTTATTAGCTGCCGACCAAATTTCAAATTATATAGGTTATTATATAGTGACAATCATATTAATTATATTAGCCGCATCAGTTGCAGAAGTTGCTAACATCCCCGCTAGTAATAGGCTATCAACAAGTCCATTCAGGCTGGCAGTTTATGTTCTTGCCGGAATAATTTGCGGAGTTTTTGCTTATCGAATTAATATCTTTCCTATAAAGGCTGACTGTTATTTTAATGTCGGGTCAACGCTCAAGAGTTCAAAGGGTCAGGATCTTTCGATGCCTTTTTTTGAAAAGGCTGTTTTATATAATCCAACCGAGGAAGTTTATAGAAAAGCACTTGGCGTTGCATTCATGTCTAATGGTGTTCGTGATAGCAAGGATAGGCAGATGTGGTTCGATAAGGCAGAAAATGAAGTGGAGGCTGCATGCAAGTTAAATCCTGAAAATGCACATAACTTTTATGTTATGGGGTTAATGTATAAACAGTGGGCGACTGTAGAGGCGTCACCTGCTAAAAGAAAATCTCTTTTAGAGAAAGCAGCAAAAGCTTTTGAGACTTCTATTTCCCTAACCCCTGGGAGAGGATATATTTATCGCGAAGCAGGGGAAAGCTACATGATTTTAGGGGAATTAACAAAAGCAAAGGATTATTTTCAAACCTCTGCAAATCTCAATAACAGAGACGAAAATTCCTGTATACTTCTTGGAGATATTCTACGCAAACTTGGAAAACCTGATGATGCGCTTAAAGCATATACAGAGGCTGTCAAAAGAAAGCCTGATTCTATCAGAGCATACAGCTCAATGGCTTATATATATACTATGAAAAATGACAACCTGCATGCCATAGAGGGGAACCAAAAAGTTCTTGGAATAAATCCAAATGATTATGATGCGCATAAGAATCTTGCAATTTTATATGACAGGATTACCCGTTATAACGATGCTTTGAATGAAGCTCAAAAAGCTTTTGCAGTTGCACCAAAAAATCAGAAGGAAAGGATGGGGAAGTATATCGAGGAGCTAAAATTACGTATGAAGAGAAGTTAGATTCAAGAGAAGCTTATACTTCACTCACTTAGAGAAATCTACTGATTAGCGGTTGGGTCGTTAATGATTATCTGATTATTGGATGACAAAATTGACTAATTGCGTTTACCTTCGTAAAGCCTTTCCATGAAAACAACACCGATTATTCCGATTAATATCGTTGCGGCAAATACCATATAACCGGTTATACCCGGGAAATAGAAAATCAATACCCCGAGGGCTCCGAATAATAATGATATAAGGTAAACAACATATGCTACTTTTTTATGCGACAAACCCAACAGACAGAGCCTGTGAGTTGAATGATCTTTGCCTGGTGTAGTAAATGGGTTTAATCCTTTTTTAGCACGTGAGATGGTTACTAATGTTGTATCAAATATTGGAAATGAAAGTATCACAACAGGGATCATCCATGTGTTTTCCACCGCTAACCCCGGGAATCTTAATTTTATGCCGACTGAAGCGAGAAGAAAACCTATGAACATGCTCCCGGTATCTCCCATGAAAATACGTGCGGGATTCAAATTGTATCTTAAAAAACCTAGACAGGCGCCAAGCATAGCTGCAGCAAGGCTTCCAACAAGATACTGCCCGTTCATTATCGCAAGTACTAAAAAAGAAAGTGAAGCAATAGATGCAACTCCTCCAGCTATCCCATCCATGTTGTCAAGGAGGTTGATGGAGTTGGTTATTCCAATAACCCATAATCCTGTTATTAGTATATTTATAAATTCTGACTCGAATATTTCTACTTTTACTCCGGTTGAAACCAGGACAAAAAGTGGAATTAGCTGACCTCCAAATTTCAAGGCAGGATTAAGCTCCCTCCAGTCGTCGTATAAACCGAAAAATGATACAAGGGTTGCTCCGGTAAATATACCGAAACACTGATCTATTCTGAATTCTGACCTGAATATGATTAGAGCGATGAGAAATGATAAATAAATTGCAGCACCGCCAAGCAGAGGGGTAGCAGCCATGTTAAGTCTCTCAGAGCTGGGGGTATTAATTATTCCTGTTTTTATGCCAACTTTTCTTGCAAGTGGTGTCAGTGCCAATGATAATACGAGGGCGCACGCAAATATTAAAATAAAATAGCTCATATTCCCTTATAAAAGCCTTTTTAACGGAACACTCTTAAACCAGTCTATTGTTTTTTTAAGACCCTCTTCAAACCCGATTTCTCCTTCAAAACACAGTTCATCTTTTGCAAGAGATACATCAGCAGAACGTGACGGTATATCTTCAAAATTTGTACCATAGATATCTTCAGGCTTGATGAATGTTATTGGTGATTTTGAGCTGGTAAGTCTTTTTATCGCTTTTGCGAGGTCGACGATTTGGATTTTAGAATTGCTTCCCAGGTTATATAGTTTTCCTATTGAGCGCTTTGATTCCCCTGCAAGCATTGTTCCGCGTGCGGTGTCTCTTACAAA includes:
- a CDS encoding undecaprenyl/decaprenyl-phosphate alpha-N-acetylglucosaminyl 1-phosphate transferase encodes the protein MSYFILIFACALVLSLALTPLARKVGIKTGIINTPSSERLNMAATPLLGGAAIYLSFLIALIIFRSEFRIDQCFGIFTGATLVSFFGLYDDWRELNPALKFGGQLIPLFVLVSTGVKVEIFESEFINILITGLWVIGITNSINLLDNMDGIAGGVASIASLSFLVLAIMNGQYLVGSLAAAMLGACLGFLRYNLNPARIFMGDTGSMFIGFLLASVGIKLRFPGLAVENTWMIPVVILSFPIFDTTLVTISRAKKGLNPFTTPGKDHSTHRLCLLGLSHKKVAYVVYLISLLFGALGVLIFYFPGITGYMVFAATILIGIIGVVFMERLYEGKRN
- a CDS encoding O-antigen ligase family protein — protein: MDNKISIFLISAIRNLLFAAIAVTPVFFNVTSRRIFEPDKIANLRILALMAFLFFLIYFIENKKHTVAPYLKYSSLLLISVLFYFLSEVISTIFSIIPQYSIWGSYFRQQGIYTVFAYLIFFFGALYFLSSSFFYREFFINVIIASSVPVSIWGIFQSAGIDPIPWAVQDISARVTSSLGNPIFLSAYLIMVFPVTLSRVIILFENRNKSKGMHIPNVIIHVLFLIVQILAIYMTKSRGPLLGFAASMLFFILCYSKLSGKKFMKYVSTVVLIISIITGLILANAIMRGNGEAPSNVGIDASGNPERILNVAETESGTGKVRLLIWKGAIKLIKSSPLSRILVGYGPESMYVSYNKVYESELSKYESLEAVPDRSHNEPLDILSSKGVIGIIAFIAVYIALFSMAFRRLGILADKKNETYFWIAGFLIPIILTLLIIWFTVFEELTGVAIGTGIFLTIILFLFRGKNTGENINDNDVTYSNKLYVAGFLSGIIGHLIEVQTGIPIASTNLYFWVYSGSIIAFLSYNNIEEENKNKLSQLSNPAHCKTGNWLSSMIVIILLITTMFDFLSSDIGLQRSSSFYFIFISIIWILTGCIFCFQYQYKDEDKKGTYSKELIKNGAIIFVSSAAVFSVCLVLYFILMKPDVSLKHLLAADQISNYIGYYIVTIILIILAASVAEVANIPASNRLSTSPFRLAVYVLAGIICGVFAYRINIFPIKADCYFNVGSTLKSSKGQDLSMPFFEKAVLYNPTEEVYRKALGVAFMSNGVRDSKDRQMWFDKAENEVEAACKLNPENAHNFYVMGLMYKQWATVEASPAKRKSLLEKAAKAFETSISLTPGRGYIYREAGESYMILGELTKAKDYFQTSANLNNRDENSCILLGDILRKLGKPDDALKAYTEAVKRKPDSIRAYSSMAYIYTMKNDNLHAIEGNQKVLGINPNDYDAHKNLAILYDRITRYNDALNEAQKAFAVAPKNQKERMGKYIEELKLRMKRS